A single genomic interval of Candidatus Melainabacteria bacterium RIFOXYA2_FULL_32_9 harbors:
- a CDS encoding 23S rRNA (pseudouridine(1915)-N(3))-methyltransferase RlmH → MNINIIAVGKIREKYIKSGIEEFLKRIQPYSSLKITEISAEDLKYDPQKSIEIEGEKILKQIPDTAYVIILDILGRQLDSEEFAAKIKEINLKGINQLVFVIGGAIGLSDSVKRRADFTLSLSKMTFPHQLIRLFLVEQIYRAFKIINNEPYHK, encoded by the coding sequence ATGAATATAAATATTATAGCTGTTGGAAAAATCAGAGAAAAATATATTAAATCAGGAATAGAAGAGTTTTTAAAAAGAATTCAACCTTATTCTTCGCTAAAAATCACAGAGATTAGTGCAGAAGATCTCAAATATGATCCTCAAAAAAGCATTGAAATAGAAGGAGAGAAAATTTTAAAGCAAATTCCGGATACTGCTTATGTGATAATTCTTGATATTCTTGGAAGACAGCTTGATTCAGAAGAATTTGCAGCAAAAATTAAGGAAATAAATTTAAAAGGCATAAATCAATTAGTTTTCGTTATTGGTGGTGCAATTGGTTTATCAGACAGTGTAAAACGAAGAGCTGATTTTACCTTGAGTCTTTCAAAAATGACATTTCCTCACCAACTTATAAGACTATTCCTCGTTGAACAAATCTACAGAGCCTTTAAAATCATCAATAATGAGCCTTATCATAAATAA